One Solibacillus sp. R5-41 DNA segment encodes these proteins:
- the dxs gene encoding 1-deoxy-D-xylulose-5-phosphate synthase yields the protein MDLTKISSPSFLKDLNKKQLEALAKDIRAFLIEKCSATGGHIGPNLGVVELTIALHKAFNSPKDKFLWDVGHQAYVHKILTGRADQFDTLRQFKGLCGFPKLIESDHDMWETGHSSTSLSAAMGMAAARDIKGDKNFVVPIIGDGALTGGMALEALNHIGHEKTHMVAILNDNEMSIAPNVGALHDVLGRLRTAKEYSRAKEDLESLIQKIPVVGDKLASTAERVKDSLKYLVVSGVFFEEMGFKYLGPIDGHDFEALEKTLEYAKKVKGPVLVHVLTKKGKGYKPAEEDTVGTWHGTGPYKIETGAFVKSATKGPAWSSLVAESVRKCMAEDKRIVTITPAMPVGSKLEGIQKDYPKRFFDVGIAEQHATTMAAGLATQQMKPFLAIYSTFLQRAYDQVLHDIARPKLNVFIGIDRAGLVGADGETHQGVFDISFLRHIPNIVLMMPKDENEGQHMVKTALEYNDGPIALRYPRGNGYGVEMDAEMKALPIGSWEVLREGNDAVILTFGTTIPMALEAAEVLAQQGTKVRVVNARFIKPMDVKMLHEIMKAGLPILTIEESMLQGGFGSAVLEFASDHQYRTLAIERMGIPDEFIEHGDVDQLLAEINVTAEEAVRRIEQLVPKKQSGRV from the coding sequence ATGGATTTAACGAAAATTTCTAGTCCATCCTTTTTAAAAGACTTGAATAAAAAGCAATTAGAAGCACTCGCTAAAGATATCCGTGCTTTTTTAATCGAAAAATGCTCAGCAACAGGTGGTCATATAGGACCGAATCTTGGTGTTGTAGAATTAACGATAGCGTTGCATAAAGCTTTTAACAGTCCAAAGGATAAATTTTTATGGGATGTAGGACATCAAGCGTATGTGCACAAAATATTAACAGGTCGTGCAGATCAATTTGATACTTTACGCCAATTTAAAGGGCTTTGCGGATTCCCAAAGTTAATTGAGAGCGACCATGATATGTGGGAGACAGGGCATAGCTCGACTTCATTATCAGCTGCTATGGGTATGGCAGCCGCGCGTGATATTAAAGGAGATAAAAATTTTGTTGTGCCAATCATTGGAGACGGTGCCTTAACGGGCGGTATGGCACTCGAGGCACTCAATCATATTGGGCATGAAAAGACGCATATGGTAGCCATTTTAAATGACAATGAAATGTCGATTGCGCCAAATGTTGGGGCTTTGCATGACGTGTTAGGCCGTTTGCGTACAGCAAAGGAATATTCGCGTGCTAAAGAGGATTTAGAGTCATTAATACAAAAGATTCCTGTCGTTGGAGACAAGCTTGCTTCTACGGCGGAACGTGTAAAAGATAGCTTAAAATATTTAGTCGTGTCGGGTGTATTTTTTGAAGAAATGGGCTTTAAATATTTAGGACCAATTGATGGTCATGATTTTGAGGCACTTGAAAAAACATTAGAGTACGCGAAAAAAGTAAAAGGTCCGGTTTTAGTGCATGTCCTTACGAAGAAAGGCAAGGGCTATAAACCAGCAGAGGAAGATACAGTCGGCACTTGGCACGGTACAGGTCCATATAAAATCGAGACGGGTGCGTTTGTGAAGTCGGCTACAAAGGGTCCTGCATGGAGTAGTTTAGTGGCAGAATCTGTTCGAAAATGTATGGCTGAAGATAAGCGTATTGTGACGATTACACCTGCTATGCCAGTAGGTTCGAAGCTAGAAGGTATTCAAAAGGATTATCCAAAACGTTTCTTTGATGTCGGGATTGCCGAACAGCATGCGACAACAATGGCGGCTGGACTTGCTACACAACAAATGAAACCGTTTTTAGCGATTTATTCAACTTTCTTACAGCGTGCGTATGACCAAGTGTTACATGATATTGCACGACCGAAATTAAATGTATTTATTGGTATTGATCGTGCAGGTTTAGTTGGTGCGGATGGAGAAACGCATCAAGGCGTATTTGACATTTCGTTTTTACGTCATATTCCAAATATCGTATTAATGATGCCAAAAGATGAAAATGAAGGCCAGCATATGGTCAAAACAGCACTTGAATATAATGACGGTCCAATTGCGTTACGCTATCCACGCGGTAATGGCTACGGTGTCGAAATGGATGCGGAAATGAAAGCATTGCCAATCGGTTCGTGGGAAGTGTTACGAGAAGGTAATGATGCGGTCATTTTAACATTCGGTACGACGATTCCAATGGCATTGGAAGCAGCAGAGGTGTTAGCGCAGCAAGGCACAAAGGTTCGAGTGGTTAATGCCCGCTTCATAAAACCAATGGATGTAAAGATGCTACATGAAATCATGAAAGCCGGATTACCGATTTTAACGATTGAAGAATCCATGTTACAAGGCGGATTTGGTAGCGCGGTTCTTGAATTTGCAAGCGATCACCAGTACCGAACATTAGCCATTGAACGAATGGGTATTCCAGATGAATTTATCGAGCATGGCGATGTGGACCAATTACTTGCTGAAATTAATGTGACAGCGGAAGAAGCAGTAAGACGCATAGAGCAACTTGTCCCAAAAAAACAGTCAGGTAGGGTTTAA
- a CDS encoding polyprenyl synthetase family protein: MDNALQQFIELNIPAIEKEMYQLVEGIQAPKHLKESMLYSLKAGGKRIRPLFVAAVCEMYEQPLAPSLIVGSAVEMIHTYSLIHDDLPCMDDDELRRGKPTNHVVYGEALATLAGDALNTLAFGVLARLDIAADKRIELVELLSAAAGAEGMVGGQILDMDGEQRLLNLQELETVHVNKTGALLRFSIESGAVLANAPEKERRALVEYAHHIGLAFQIQDDILDIEGTSEQLGKTAGKDVASDKSTYPALLTLEGAKEKLVNHYEQALNALKMIDTNTALLEQLAQYIVKRTN; encoded by the coding sequence ATGGATAACGCATTGCAGCAATTTATTGAATTAAATATTCCCGCAATTGAAAAGGAAATGTACCAATTAGTTGAAGGCATTCAAGCGCCCAAGCATTTAAAAGAATCGATGCTATACTCTTTAAAAGCAGGTGGCAAACGCATCCGTCCATTATTTGTAGCGGCGGTATGTGAAATGTATGAACAGCCATTAGCGCCTAGCCTTATTGTTGGTTCGGCAGTTGAAATGATTCATACGTATTCATTAATTCACGATGATTTACCTTGTATGGACGATGATGAATTACGCCGTGGCAAGCCGACAAACCATGTTGTTTATGGCGAAGCATTAGCAACATTAGCAGGTGACGCTTTAAACACGTTAGCATTTGGTGTATTGGCGCGACTCGATATTGCTGCTGACAAGCGCATTGAACTTGTTGAGTTATTAAGTGCTGCTGCTGGTGCGGAAGGAATGGTAGGCGGACAAATATTAGATATGGACGGCGAGCAGCGTTTATTAAATTTACAAGAACTTGAAACTGTTCATGTCAATAAAACGGGAGCTTTATTACGTTTCAGTATCGAATCTGGTGCGGTATTAGCAAATGCACCAGAAAAAGAACGCCGCGCATTAGTAGAATACGCACATCATATTGGCTTAGCATTCCAAATCCAAGATGATATTCTAGATATTGAAGGAACTTCTGAGCAATTAGGAAAAACGGCTGGTAAGGATGTTGCGAGTGATAAAAGTACATATCCGGCATTGCTTACATTAGAAGGCGCGAAGGAAAAACTGGTCAATCATTATGAACAGGCGCTAAATGCACTCAAAATGATTGATACCAATACAGCCCTATTAGAGCAATTGGCACAATATATTGTAAAACGTACAAATTAA
- the xseB gene encoding exodeoxyribonuclease VII small subunit, translated as MTKPNFATAMAELEEVVRKLEQGDVPLEEAIDLYKNGMELSKLCHDTLQSAEQQLISIVGENGEKQPFDQGNGED; from the coding sequence ATGACAAAGCCAAATTTTGCGACTGCAATGGCCGAGCTAGAAGAAGTTGTTCGTAAGCTAGAGCAAGGTGATGTACCGTTAGAGGAAGCAATCGATCTTTATAAAAATGGAATGGAGCTATCGAAACTTTGTCATGATACACTTCAAAGTGCAGAGCAGCAATTAATTTCAATCGTTGGCGAAAATGGTGAAAAACAGCCTTTCGACCAAGGAAATGGAGAAGATTAA
- the xseA gene encoding exodeoxyribonuclease VII large subunit, which yields MSSSSYLTVKALTKYIKRKFDADPHLRDVYVMGELSNVKIHSSGHIYFTLKDDGSRINATMFRTQASKLSFKPEEGMKVFIRGDVNVYESSGVYQLYAQTMEPDGIGGLFVAFNQLKEQLQKEGLFNANFKQPIPQYPKTIGVLTATTGAAIRDICTTINRRFPQVEIIIYPTLVQGAGAAPNITENIYLANRHALCDVLIVGRGGGSIEDLWAFNEEMVARAIFESRIPIISAVGHETDTTIADFVADLRAPTPTAAAELAVPNQQELFQNILAKKSMLHQMMTSRLTFERNRLTKLQNSYPLATPERLYRPFTEQLAQMDHQLENAINMYVFKQKSALQQMSSQLKQYSPHHQLTASKQQLAHRTDQLNRAMQQKLAQNKVEFANHLRMLEALNPLAIMNKGFSIAYKDETVVKSTQDLAKNDVVTITFQDGYAQAKILETHVQKEGGK from the coding sequence ATGTCATCGTCTTCTTATTTAACCGTTAAAGCATTAACGAAATATATCAAACGCAAATTTGATGCCGATCCACATTTACGTGATGTTTATGTAATGGGGGAGCTCTCGAATGTGAAAATTCATAGTTCGGGACATATTTACTTTACATTAAAAGATGATGGCTCACGCATTAACGCGACAATGTTTCGCACTCAAGCATCGAAACTTTCATTTAAGCCTGAAGAAGGAATGAAAGTTTTCATACGTGGAGATGTCAATGTGTACGAATCTAGCGGGGTCTATCAATTGTATGCCCAAACGATGGAACCAGACGGCATCGGCGGCCTATTTGTCGCCTTTAATCAATTAAAAGAACAGCTGCAAAAAGAGGGACTGTTTAACGCAAATTTTAAACAGCCAATTCCGCAGTATCCAAAAACAATCGGTGTACTAACTGCGACCACTGGGGCAGCCATTCGAGATATTTGTACGACCATTAATCGCCGTTTCCCTCAGGTGGAAATTATCATTTACCCGACACTTGTACAAGGGGCAGGGGCGGCACCGAATATTACCGAAAATATTTATTTGGCCAATCGTCATGCACTTTGTGACGTCCTAATTGTCGGGCGAGGTGGTGGTTCGATTGAAGATTTATGGGCATTCAATGAAGAGATGGTGGCGCGTGCTATTTTTGAAAGCCGCATTCCAATCATTAGTGCAGTCGGACATGAAACGGATACGACGATTGCCGATTTTGTAGCCGATTTACGTGCACCAACACCAACTGCGGCAGCAGAGTTAGCGGTGCCGAATCAGCAAGAGCTCTTCCAAAACATATTGGCGAAAAAATCGATGCTCCATCAAATGATGACATCACGCTTAACATTTGAACGAAATCGGTTAACAAAATTACAAAATTCTTATCCATTGGCAACCCCAGAACGATTATATCGTCCTTTTACAGAACAACTTGCCCAAATGGACCATCAATTAGAAAATGCAATAAACATGTATGTATTCAAACAAAAATCGGCTTTGCAACAAATGAGCAGCCAATTAAAACAGTATTCACCTCATCATCAATTGACCGCGTCCAAGCAGCAACTAGCGCATCGCACAGATCAGCTAAATCGTGCCATGCAGCAGAAGCTGGCGCAAAATAAAGTCGAATTTGCCAACCATTTACGCATGTTAGAAGCATTAAATCCATTAGCCATTATGAATAAAGGGTTTAGTATAGCGTATAAGGATGAAACCGTAGTAAAATCAACTCAGGACTTAGCGAAAAATGATGTAGTGACCATTACTTTTCAAGATGGTTATGCACAAGCCAAAATACTGGAAACGCACGTACAAAAAGAGGGGGGAAAATGA
- the folD gene encoding bifunctional methylenetetrahydrofolate dehydrogenase/methenyltetrahydrofolate cyclohydrolase FolD has translation MSSAIINGKEIGQEIREEVAIRVEALKKQGLTPGLAVILVGENPASKTYVTNKQKSCEQIGMYSELIKLPEDTTEENLLDQIRTLNERQDIHGILVQLPLPKHIDEDEVIATISPEKDVDGFSPVSVGKMMLGQDTYLPCTPYGVMKLLEYSGIEVAGKHAVIVGRSHIVGKPMGQLLLQNDATVTYTHSKTPDLPSFTKQADIIIAAVGRANFITKEHVKEGAVVIDVGINRDENNKLCGDVNFADVDGIASHITPVPGGVGPMTITMLLANTVQSAEKVIARQTM, from the coding sequence ATGTCAAGTGCAATAATTAATGGGAAAGAAATCGGTCAAGAAATTCGCGAGGAAGTAGCAATTCGCGTAGAAGCGCTTAAAAAACAAGGTTTAACACCTGGTTTAGCGGTTATTTTAGTAGGGGAAAATCCTGCTTCAAAAACGTATGTTACGAACAAGCAAAAATCGTGTGAACAAATCGGAATGTATTCGGAATTAATCAAACTTCCGGAAGATACGACTGAAGAGAATTTACTAGATCAAATCCGTACATTAAATGAGCGCCAAGATATTCATGGTATTCTTGTACAGCTTCCATTACCGAAACATATAGATGAAGATGAAGTGATTGCAACAATTTCACCTGAAAAAGATGTGGATGGGTTTTCACCAGTAAGTGTGGGTAAAATGATGTTAGGTCAAGATACGTATTTACCATGTACCCCTTATGGAGTGATGAAATTACTTGAGTACTCGGGCATTGAAGTGGCTGGGAAACATGCGGTTATCGTTGGCCGTAGCCATATTGTAGGCAAACCAATGGGGCAACTTTTATTACAGAATGATGCAACGGTGACATACACACACTCAAAAACTCCAGACTTACCTTCATTCACGAAGCAAGCGGATATTATTATTGCCGCTGTAGGACGTGCTAACTTTATTACGAAGGAGCATGTAAAAGAAGGAGCAGTCGTAATTGATGTAGGTATTAACCGTGACGAAAATAATAAATTATGCGGCGACGTAAACTTTGCAGATGTAGATGGCATTGCCTCTCATATTACACCAGTACCAGGTGGAGTAGGTCCAATGACGATTACAATGCTTTTAGCTAATACCGTTCAATCCGCAGAAAAAGTTATTGCGCGACAAACAATGTAA
- the nusB gene encoding transcription antitermination factor NusB, whose translation MKRTEARQKALQVLFQLDSTELTFEEAIGHVLEEEQKSNAFLEQLVRGTTEHKTEIDAALEKNLENWTLSRLPKIERTVLRLAVYELMYATETPNKVVMNEAIELSKTFGDEKSSKFVNGVLSKFTAK comes from the coding sequence ATGAAACGAACAGAAGCGCGCCAAAAAGCGTTACAAGTATTGTTTCAGTTGGACAGCACAGAACTTACATTTGAAGAGGCAATTGGACATGTACTTGAAGAAGAACAAAAATCAAATGCCTTTTTAGAACAATTGGTACGTGGTACAACTGAGCATAAGACAGAAATTGATGCTGCGCTAGAAAAAAACTTAGAGAACTGGACGCTAAGCCGTCTACCGAAAATTGAAAGAACCGTTTTACGTTTAGCGGTATACGAATTAATGTATGCGACTGAAACACCAAATAAAGTTGTGATGAACGAGGCTATTGAGCTAAGTAAAACATTTGGTGATGAAAAATCAAGCAAGTTTGTCAACGGTGTACTTTCGAAATTTACAGCCAAGTAA
- the glpK gene encoding glycerol kinase GlpK yields MKKYMMSLDQGTTSSRAILFNKEGHVEYVAQQEFKQIFPRSGWVEHNPMEIWSSVLTVIAKVLSENNIQAHQIAGVGITNQRETTVVWDKYTGEPIYNAIVWQSRQTASICEELKEAGHEQLFREKTGLLLDAYFSGTKVKWILDHVEGARDKAEKGELLFGTIDTWIIWKLTDGAVHVTDYSNASRTLMYNIFDLKWDGELLDILGVPASMLPEVRPSSEVYGEIAAHHFFGHPVQIAGIAGDQQAALFGQACFEKGMVKNTYGTGCFMLMNTGEEAVRSEHGLLTTIAWGIDGKVQYALEGSIFVAGSAIQWLRDGLRLIRNSTESENYAKKVKDADGVYVVPAFVGLGTPYWDSDVRGSVFGLTRGTSKEHFIRATLESLAYQTRDVLTAMSSDSQIDIKTLRVDGGAVKNNLLMQFQADILNMPVERAAVNETTALGAAYLAGLAVGFWDSTAVLQNHWQLDHQFEVEMHDQQREDLYNGWQKAVKAAQAFK; encoded by the coding sequence ATGAAAAAATATATGATGTCTTTAGATCAAGGGACAACAAGCTCTCGCGCAATCTTATTTAATAAAGAGGGGCATGTGGAATATGTTGCGCAACAAGAATTTAAGCAAATTTTCCCGAGGTCTGGTTGGGTAGAACATAATCCGATGGAAATATGGAGTTCCGTATTAACGGTCATTGCGAAAGTGTTGTCGGAAAATAATATTCAAGCGCATCAAATTGCTGGGGTGGGCATTACAAACCAGCGTGAAACAACGGTTGTCTGGGATAAATATACAGGGGAGCCTATTTATAATGCAATCGTTTGGCAATCTCGTCAAACGGCTTCGATTTGTGAAGAATTAAAAGAAGCGGGGCATGAGCAGCTTTTCCGGGAAAAAACGGGCCTCTTATTGGATGCATATTTTTCTGGAACAAAGGTAAAGTGGATTCTTGATCATGTGGAGGGCGCACGTGACAAGGCTGAAAAGGGCGAATTATTATTTGGCACAATTGATACATGGATTATATGGAAACTGACAGATGGCGCTGTTCACGTAACGGATTATTCGAATGCTTCACGAACGCTCATGTACAATATTTTTGACTTGAAGTGGGATGGTGAGTTACTCGATATTTTAGGTGTGCCAGCTTCTATGCTCCCAGAAGTTCGCCCCTCGTCAGAAGTGTACGGCGAAATCGCAGCGCACCATTTCTTTGGTCACCCCGTACAGATTGCAGGAATTGCAGGGGATCAGCAGGCTGCATTGTTTGGGCAAGCATGCTTTGAAAAAGGGATGGTTAAAAACACTTATGGCACAGGCTGCTTTATGCTGATGAATACAGGTGAAGAAGCGGTACGCTCTGAACATGGGCTGCTGACGACGATTGCTTGGGGCATTGATGGGAAGGTGCAATATGCGCTGGAAGGTAGTATATTTGTAGCGGGTTCAGCGATTCAGTGGTTGCGAGATGGCTTGCGGCTCATTCGGAATTCAACAGAAAGTGAAAACTATGCAAAGAAAGTAAAGGATGCAGATGGTGTGTATGTTGTCCCTGCTTTTGTCGGCCTTGGGACACCTTATTGGGACTCGGATGTCCGTGGTTCTGTATTTGGATTGACGCGCGGTACGTCAAAGGAACATTTCATTCGCGCAACGTTGGAATCCTTGGCCTATCAAACTCGCGATGTTTTAACAGCGATGAGTTCCGATTCTCAAATAGACATTAAAACATTGCGTGTCGATGGTGGGGCTGTGAAAAATAATTTATTAATGCAATTCCAAGCAGATATTTTAAACATGCCGGTGGAACGAGCCGCAGTTAATGAAACAACAGCGCTTGGTGCGGCTTATTTGGCAGGACTAGCAGTCGGCTTTTGGGACAGTACGGCGGTGCTCCAAAATCATTGGCAGCTTGACCACCAGTTTGAAGTGGAAATGCACGACCAACAACGCGAGGATTTATATAATGGATGGCAAAAGGCAGTAAAGGCCGCCCAAGCTTTTAAATAG
- a CDS encoding glycerol-3-phosphate dehydrogenase/oxidase has product MKEFSFKQRPQTMATLQKETLDVFIIGGGITGAGIALDAVTRGMSVGLVDMQDFASGTSSRSTKLVHGGLRYLKQMRIKEVAELGRERAIVYANGPHVTTPIWMLLPFYKGGSFGPLATAFGLKVYDVLAGVKKSERRFMLSKDMALQQEPLLKKEDLVGAGMYVEYRTDDARLTIEVLKAAVEHGAYAVNYMKVIKMDTQNLAFTKVTVEDQFTKEQYVIKAKKVINASGPWVDEVRKLEAGLTEKHLILSKGVHVVFDQQDFPLQQAIYFDTQNDGRMIFAIPRDGKTYVGTTDTFYNGAPEEVKITANDKKYLLQAIHFMFPHLQLTERQIESCWAGVRPLIHEKGENPSEISRKDEVWQSEQGLITIAGGKLTGYRKMAEKIVDLVSKQLSIEYHQTYSSCITKKLPISGGDLSGSAFFEQYVERQITSGVQIGLKLEQSEKIVRRYGTNSAQVFRFAEQNDTPLDAVTYGELHYAMHYEAIAKPVDFFIRRTGALLFTIHQVNDMKEAVLDEMAKSFHWTTLQKSDYRKELQEAIDEVVSNN; this is encoded by the coding sequence ATGAAGGAATTTTCGTTCAAGCAACGACCACAAACGATGGCGACATTACAAAAGGAAACCCTTGATGTTTTTATAATTGGCGGTGGCATAACTGGGGCAGGAATTGCATTAGATGCTGTCACGCGAGGCATGAGTGTTGGTTTAGTGGATATGCAGGATTTTGCATCGGGAACGTCAAGTCGCTCCACGAAATTAGTTCACGGTGGATTGCGTTATTTAAAGCAAATGAGAATAAAAGAAGTCGCAGAACTCGGTCGTGAACGTGCCATTGTTTATGCAAATGGTCCGCATGTGACGACGCCAATTTGGATGTTATTACCGTTTTATAAGGGCGGCTCATTTGGCCCGCTTGCCACGGCTTTTGGACTCAAAGTGTATGATGTTTTAGCTGGTGTCAAAAAGAGTGAGCGCCGATTTATGCTTTCGAAGGACATGGCACTTCAGCAAGAACCGTTGTTAAAAAAAGAGGATTTAGTAGGCGCGGGCATGTATGTCGAATATCGGACAGATGATGCACGCCTGACAATCGAAGTGCTAAAAGCAGCAGTAGAACATGGGGCATATGCCGTCAATTATATGAAAGTGATTAAAATGGATACACAAAATTTAGCGTTTACAAAGGTGACAGTGGAAGATCAATTTACAAAAGAACAGTACGTCATTAAAGCGAAAAAAGTTATTAATGCATCGGGGCCTTGGGTGGATGAAGTACGAAAATTAGAAGCAGGACTTACTGAAAAGCATTTAATATTATCGAAGGGTGTTCACGTTGTGTTTGATCAACAGGATTTCCCGTTGCAGCAAGCGATTTATTTTGATACGCAAAATGATGGGCGCATGATTTTTGCCATTCCACGTGACGGAAAAACATATGTAGGTACGACGGATACATTTTATAACGGCGCACCTGAAGAAGTAAAAATTACAGCAAATGATAAAAAATATTTATTACAAGCTATCCATTTTATGTTTCCGCATTTACAATTAACAGAACGACAAATTGAATCTTGCTGGGCGGGTGTCCGTCCATTAATTCACGAAAAAGGGGAAAACCCATCGGAAATTTCAAGGAAAGATGAAGTTTGGCAGTCCGAGCAAGGGCTCATTACGATTGCGGGCGGAAAATTAACCGGGTACCGAAAGATGGCCGAAAAAATAGTGGATCTAGTGAGCAAGCAACTTTCAATTGAATATCATCAAACGTATTCAAGCTGCATCACTAAAAAGTTGCCCATTTCTGGTGGGGATTTAAGCGGTTCGGCATTTTTTGAACAGTATGTTGAACGACAAATTACAAGTGGTGTTCAAATCGGTTTAAAACTTGAGCAAAGTGAAAAAATTGTACGTAGATACGGGACGAATAGCGCGCAAGTTTTTCGTTTCGCCGAGCAAAATGATACGCCGTTGGATGCGGTTACGTATGGTGAATTACATTATGCGATGCACTATGAAGCCATTGCAAAGCCTGTTGATTTCTTTATCCGTCGTACAGGTGCATTGCTTTTTACTATTCATCAAGTGAATGACATGAAAGAAGCGGTACTAGATGAAATGGCGAAATCGTTTCACTGGACGACTTTACAAAAATCCGATTACCGAAAAGAATTACAGGAAGCCATTGATGAAGTCGTAAGCAATAATTAA
- a CDS encoding Asp23/Gls24 family envelope stress response protein yields MAEKQPVSFVQPTPIGKDEIGKIELAPEVIEVIAGIAVTEVEGIASTRGNFASGVVERFGKKVHSKGIKSAMSEDGHIVIDVFCTVKYGFAIPKVAKEVQTSIRQAILNMTAIETSEVNIHVTGIQFETSKEAE; encoded by the coding sequence ATGGCTGAAAAACAACCAGTATCATTCGTACAACCAACACCGATTGGAAAAGATGAAATCGGAAAAATTGAACTTGCACCAGAAGTAATTGAAGTTATCGCAGGTATTGCCGTGACAGAAGTTGAAGGGATTGCTTCTACACGTGGTAACTTTGCATCGGGTGTTGTTGAACGTTTTGGGAAAAAAGTACATTCAAAAGGAATTAAATCTGCCATGTCAGAAGACGGGCATATTGTGATTGACGTATTTTGTACAGTGAAGTACGGCTTTGCTATCCCAAAAGTAGCAAAAGAAGTACAAACATCTATCCGCCAAGCTATTTTAAATATGACAGCAATCGAAACAAGTGAAGTGAATATTCATGTAACAGGCATTCAATTTGAGACGTCTAAAGAAGCTGAATAA
- a CDS encoding mechanosensitive ion channel family protein, which yields MWDSIKWFIPAVKAPTWTDILAAILIVIVGLLMLFLVVRPIVMKMATFLEKKQHPVLSDITKYTFPAFRNAFIFTLLLMSLSMLLEVWLFDVLKLQKFIESVYIYFIFKALYDILSFYLKNPTRFETGENQDILTPFFLRISKVIVMVIAMFSIASVWSFNLEGFLTAIGLTGVALAFGIRETLAHIFGGMSVALDKPFQIGDWIMTGDGKIDGTVEDINLRSTIIQTGDKGLVYIPNSYLVNRPIYNLTKREQRKIEHYLFVSSENNEENVVKFINSLHEQIALHPKTLKNIIHVAMDELRPSSCRIIVRYFVSTNDTAEMLQVKQDILFAAMQYLTQYEIQLIETQQEQFVWNDTI from the coding sequence TTGTGGGATTCAATTAAATGGTTTATACCAGCAGTTAAGGCACCAACTTGGACGGATATTTTAGCTGCAATCTTGATCGTTATTGTTGGTTTGTTAATGCTTTTTCTTGTTGTTCGCCCAATTGTGATGAAAATGGCGACATTTCTGGAAAAAAAGCAGCATCCTGTATTAAGCGATATAACTAAATATACATTTCCAGCATTCCGGAATGCATTTATCTTTACGCTTCTATTAATGTCGTTATCAATGCTTTTGGAAGTTTGGTTATTTGATGTACTCAAACTACAAAAGTTCATAGAATCGGTTTATATTTACTTTATTTTCAAGGCATTGTACGACATTTTAAGCTTTTACTTAAAAAATCCTACGCGCTTTGAAACGGGAGAAAATCAAGATATTTTAACACCCTTTTTCCTACGCATCAGCAAAGTGATTGTAATGGTCATTGCGATGTTTTCCATTGCATCGGTATGGAGTTTTAATTTGGAAGGTTTTTTAACAGCAATCGGATTGACGGGAGTTGCTCTCGCGTTTGGAATTCGTGAGACGCTGGCACATATTTTTGGTGGGATGAGTGTCGCGCTGGATAAGCCATTTCAAATAGGTGATTGGATTATGACAGGCGATGGAAAAATTGATGGCACGGTAGAGGATATTAATTTACGGAGTACGATTATTCAAACAGGTGACAAAGGCCTTGTCTATATCCCGAATTCCTATTTAGTCAATCGTCCAATATATAATTTGACCAAGCGTGAGCAACGTAAAATCGAACATTATTTATTTGTTTCGAGCGAAAACAATGAAGAAAACGTCGTGAAATTTATCAACTCATTGCATGAACAAATAGCCTTACATCCAAAAACGCTAAAAAATATTATCCATGTGGCAATGGATGAACTACGCCCGAGCTCTTGCCGCATAATTGTTCGCTATTTTGTGAGTACAAATGATACGGCTGAAATGCTTCAAGTAAAGCAGGACATTTTATTTGCGGCGATGCAATATTTGACACAATATGAAATTCAATTAATCGAAACGCAGCAAGAACAATTTGTATGGAATGACACGATTTGA